In the Mytilus trossulus isolate FHL-02 chromosome 1, PNRI_Mtr1.1.1.hap1, whole genome shotgun sequence genome, one interval contains:
- the LOC134692618 gene encoding probable E3 ubiquitin-protein ligase RNF144A-A, translating into MAAYSASRSSVDLAIDPLITCRLCLVECSLQDMYELRDCKCLYCEKCVRMYLTVLITDGNVLYITCPDAMCKKSGQIQPLEIESLVEPNMFERYKRLKYQKEIDLDPNRTFCPENGCETICHVCSTSTGETSTRPTPVECPSCGLQFCSICKSKWHGAQTCDEVMLHGKHEDFGIPYTNTEDASIKRCPVCHVPIERNDGCAQMMCKRCKHVFCWYCLTSLDDDFLLRHYDKGPCKNKLGHTRASVIWHRTQVVGIFAGFGVLLLVASPFLLLAAPCILCCKCKVCKCCEEEDEVLPT; encoded by the exons ATGGCAGCTTATTCTGCAAGTCGGAGCTCAGTAGATCTAGCTATAGATCCTTTGATTACTTGTCGTCTTTGTCTTGTGGAATGTAGTTTGCAAGACATGTATGAACTCAGAGATTGTAAATGTCTGTACTGTGAAAAG tgTGTGAGAATGTATCTAACTGTTTTGATAACAGATGGAAATGTCTTATATATAACATGTCCAGATGCTATGTGTAAGAAATCTGGACAAATTCAGCCATTAGAG ATTGAAAGTTTAGTTGAGCCAAATATGTTTGAAAgatataaaagattaaaataccaaaaag AGATAGATTTAGACCCAAACAGAACATTCTGTCCAGAAAATGGTTGTGAGACAATTTGTCATGTGTGCAGTACATCTACAGGGGAAACTAGTACTAGACCTACTCCAGTGGAATGTCCTTCT tgTGGTTTACAATTTTGTTCTATATGTAAATCAAAGTGGCATGGAGCACAAACTTGTGATGAAGTTATGTTGCATGGGAAACATGAAGATTTTGG TATTCCATACACCAACACAGAAGATGCTAGTATAAAAAGATGTCCTGTGTGTCATGTACCAATAGAAAGAAATGATGGCTGTGCACAGATGATGTGTAAACGATgtaaacatgtattttgttGGTATTGTTTAACatcattagat GATGATTTTTTATTACGACATTATGACAAAGGACCATGTAAGAACAAACTTGGTCATACCAGAGCATCAGTTATATGGCATAGAACTCAG gtTGTAGGAATATTTGCTGGGTTTGGAGTTTTATTGTTAGTTGCCTCCCCTTTTCTTCTGTTAGCAGCTCCATGTATATTGTGTTGTAAATGTAAAGTATGTAAATGTTGTGAAGAAGAGGATGAAGTTTTACCAACATGA